ACCAGACCGCGCAGGTGAATCCCTCCCAGTCCAGCCGCGAGCTATTCGACGCCCTGTACCAGCTGCTCGGAAACCTGTTCCCTCTCTTCGCGGTGGCGCTGGCGATCTTCCTGCTGTGGCAGCCGCGGCGCAACGGCTTCCGCCGGATCGGGCTGGATTTCACGCGACCGTGGCCGGATCTGGGCGGCGGCCTGCTCCTCCTCCTCGTGATCGGGGCGCCCGGCCTGCTCTTCTACGCGCTCGGCCGCGTGCTCGGCGCGACGGTGGCGGTTCAGGCCTCCCCGCTCGACACCCACTGGTGGACCGTGCCGGTCCTCCTCCTCGCCGCGCTGCGCGCCGGTCTGCAAGAGGAGGTGATCGTGGTCGGCTACCTGTTCGCCCGGCTGCGGAAGCTCGGCTGGGGGACGTGGCCGATCATCCTCGCGACAGCCATGCTTCGCGGCAGCTATCACCTCTACCAAGGCTTCGGCCCGTTCGCCGGCAACGCCATGATGGGCGTCGTGTTCGGCTGGTGCTACGCCCGGTGGGGCCGTGTCGCCCCGCTCGTCGTCGCCCACGTCGTCATCGACATCGTCTCTTTCTTCGGCTATCCCCTCGCCGTCACCCTCTGGCCCACCGTCTTCGCCTGACTCGCCCCCTCATCTTCATCGCTTCTCCCGGCTCCCGGCTCCCGTGCCGGCGGAAAAGGGGCGAAGGGGCTCAGGCGAGGGATTCGGGGGGCGGGCAGGCGCAGAACAGGTTGCGGTCGCCGTGGGCCTGGTCGATGCGGCGGACGGGGGGCCAGTACTTCGCGCGGACGAGTGCGGGGACGGGGTAAACGGCCTGTTCCCGGGAGTAGGGATGCGTCCACTCGCCGCTGACGACGGACTCCGCGGTGTGCGGAGCGTTGCGCAGCGGGTTGTCGTCGCCCGGCCAGTCACCGGCCGCGACCGCGTCGGCCTCCGCCCGGATGGCGACCATCGCGGTGACGAAACGATCGAGTTCAGCCAGGTCCTCGGATTCGGTCGGCTCCACCATGAGGGTGCCGGCGACCGGGAACGACATGGTCGGCGCGTGGAACCCGAAGTCCACGAGCCGCTTGGCGACGTCGTCCACTGTCACACCGGTTCGCGCGGTGAGCGGGCGCAGATCCAGGATGCACTCGTGCGCGACGAGGCCGCCGCTGCCCGCGTAGAGCACGGGGAAGTGCTCTCGCAGCCGGGCGGCCACGTAATTCACAGCGAGCACAGCCGCCCCGGTCGCGTCCTTCAGACCCTCCGCGCCCATCATCCGGACGTAAGCCCAGCTGATCGGCAGGATGCTGGGGCTGCCGTAGGGGGCCGAGGAGACCGGGGCCCCGCCGTGTTCGATCCGCCCCCCGCCCGCGAGCGCGTGGGTCGCGTCCTGGGCCAGCGGGTGACCGGGCAGGAACGGCGCGAGGTGCGCCTTCGCGGCGACCGGGCCGACGCCGGGACCGCCGCCGCCGTGGGGGATGCAGAAGGTCTTGTGCAGGTTGAGGTGGCTGACGCCGCCGCCAAGGTCGCCGAACCGGGCGTAGCCGAGCAGGGCGTTCAGATTGGCTCCGTCGATGTAGACCTGCCCCCCGGCCCGGTGGACCGCGTCCGCGATGGCGACGACCTCGTGCTCGTACACGCCGTGCGTCGAGGGGTAGGTGATCATCAGCGCGGCGAGGGCGCCGGCGCTGGCGGCGATCTTGGCATGCAGATCGTCCAGGTCGACGTTGCCGTCCTCGTCGGTCGCGACCACGACGACGCTCAGACCGGCGAGCACCACCGAGGCGGCGTTCGTGCCGTGGGCGGACTGCGGGATGAGGCACACCGTGCGCTGCCCGTCGCCGCGCGAGCGGTGGTATCCGCGGATGGCGAGGAGCCCGGCGAGCTCGCCCTGGCTGCCCGCGTTCGGCTGGAGGGAGACGGTGTCGTACCGGGTCACCTCCGCGAGCCAGCCCTCGAGCTGGTCGATGAGGGCAAGCGATCCCGCCACGTCCGCGGCGGGCGCGAACGGGTGCAGGGCAGCGAACTCGGGCCAGGTGACAGCCTCCATCTCCGTCGCCGCGTTGAGCTTCATGGTGCAGGAGCCGAGCGGGATCATGCCGCGGTAGAGCGCGTAGTCGCGGTCCTGCAAGAGGCGGAGGTAGCGCATCATCGCGGTCTCGGAGTGGTGTGCGGAGAACACGGGGTGCGTCAGGTACGCGGAGGTGCGCGCCAGCGCGGCGTCGAAGGAGACGGCCGCGTCCCGGTCGATCGCGACCTCGCCGTCGGCCGCTCCGCCCAGCGCATCGATGAGGTCGGCGAGGGGGAAGGCCCCGTCGCGAAGATCGGCCGCCGCCTCCTCGTCCAGACTGAACGAGACGAGGCCCGAGCCGGCCGCATGCAGCAGGATGCCGCGCTCGTGGGCGCATTCCACCACAGCGGCCGCGTCATCCACCTCCACCAGAAGCGTGTCGAAGAAGGAGCGCGAGAGCACCTCGACGCCAGAGTCGCGGAGCGCGCGGGCGACGGCGACGGCGCTGAGGTGAACTTGCCGCCCGATCGCGCGCAGGCCCGCCGGACCGTGGTAGACGGCGTACATCGCGGCCATGACGGCGAGGAGCACCTGCGCGGTGCAGATGTTCGAGGTGGCCTTCTCCCGGCGGATGTGCTGCTCGCGCGTCTGGAGCGTGAGGCGGTACGCGGGTTTGCCCGCGGCATCCTGCGACACCCCGACGAGACGGCCGGGCAGCTGCCGTTCCAAGCCCTTGCGGACGGCCAGATAGCCGGCGTGCGGGCCGCCGAAGCCCATCGGGACCCCGAAGCGCTGGCTAGTGCCGACCGCGACGTCCGCGCCGAGCTCGCCCGGCGAGCGCAGCTGTGTGAGCGCGAGCAGGTCGGCTGCGACCACGACGACGCCGCCCGCGGCCTTCGCGGCGGCGATGACGGACTCCGGATTCCAGACCCGGCCGGAAGCGCCGGGGTACTGGACGAACAGACCGAAAGCGTCCGTGAGTTCGGGGGCGTCGGCCGGAGCAGAGAGCAGGTCGCGCACCACCACTTCGATGCCGACCGCTTCGGCGCGGTTGCGGAGCAGGGCGAGGGTCTGCGGAAAGGCGTCGGCGTCCACAACGAACTTCGCGGAGGCGGACATGGAGGCGCGGCGGGCCAGCAGCATCCCTTCGACCGCTGCGGTGCCCTCGTCCAGCATCGACGCGTTCGCCGTGCCGAGCCCGGTTAGATCGGCCACCATCGTCTGGAAGGTGATGAGCGCTTCGAGGCGGCCCTGCGAGATCTCCGGCTGGTACGGCGTGTATGCGGTGTACCAGCCGGGGTTCTCGAGGACGTTCCGCTTGATCGCCGCCGGGGTGATGGTGCCGTAGTAGCCGAGCCCGATCAGGCTGCGGTTGACCGTGTTGCGCGCGGCCAGCTCCCGCAGCTCGCGGATCGCCGCGCGCTCGCTGACCGGATCGGGCAGGGTCGAGGCGCGCGCCGTCCACGCGGATGGAGGCCGGCACAGCCGCGGAGACGAGCTCCTCGACCGAGCGGTGGCCGAGCGCGGACAACATCGTGCTCTGCGCCTCCCGGTCGGTGCCGATGTGACGCGCCTGGAAGAGATCGTTCATCGTGGGCTCTGCGCCAATCTGGTCTGTCAAAACAGTCTCGCCGATCAGGACGGCTCGCCCGTGAGGGCCTTGTACTCGTCGTAGCTGAGGAGGCCGTCGGGGAGCGCGGCGAACGTCACGCTGATCAGCCAGCCCTCGCCGAAGGGGTCGGAGTTCACCAGCTCGGGCGCGTCCAGCACGGCCTGGTTGGCCTCGGCGACGGTGCCGTCGACCGGGGGCGAACAGCTCTCCAACCGACTTGGTCGACTCGATCTCGCCGACGACGCGGCCGGCCGCCACGGTGGTCCCGGCCTCCGGCAGTTCGACGAAGACGACATCGCCGAGCTTCTCGGCGGCGTAGCTCGTGATGCCCACGGTCGCGGTGTCGCCCTCGACGAACAGCCACTCGTGTTCGGGAGTGTATTTGAGGTCCTGCTGTGCGGGCATTGTCAGCCCTCCTTTTCTGGGGTGAGAGGCTTTCGGCGGTAGAAGGGAAGGGCGGTGGCGGTGAACGGAAGGCTCGACCCGCGCACATCCACGTACAGTTCGGTGCCGGGACGGGCGAAGCGGGGGGCGACGTAGGCCATGACGATGGGAACGCCGATCGTCGGCGAGAGAGCGCCAGAGGTGACAACGCCGGCCTCCTCGGCCGAGCCGTCGTCCGCCATCGCGAGCACGGGATAGCCGGCGCGGGCCGCGCGCCTGCCCCCGCCCCGGAGGCCGACGAGGACACGGGCTTCGGGAGACGGACCCTCCTCGCTGGCGGCGCGGCCGATGAAATCGGTGTCCTTGGCGAGGCTCACGACCCGGGCGAGGCCGGCCTGGGCGGGCAGAGTGTCGAGACCCAATTCGTGACCGTACAGCGGCATCCCGGCTTCCAGGCGCAGCGTGTCGCGGCTGGCGAGACCGGCGGGGACGAGCCCGTGCCCGGAGCCGGCCTCCCGCAGCGCGTCCCAGAGGACGCGGGCGCTGTCCGGCGCGGTGTACAGCTCGAAGCCGTCTTCGCCGGTGTAGCCGGTGCGGGCGATGAGCACGGGATGCGTCTCGAACTCGGCGGGGACGCTCCAGTAGTACCTGAGGTCGCTGACGTGCTGGGCGAAGTCGCCGCCCGGGAGAGAGCCGTCCAGCCGGAAGCCGTCAGTGGCGAGCAGGACGCTGAGGCTCGCCGGCCCTTGGACGGCGATGAGCGCGATGTCCTCGCTCTCGTCGAACACCTCCACATCGAACGGCTCTGTGCGCTCGCGCAGCTCCCCGGCGACGAGCTCCCGGTTGGCGGCGTTCGCGACGACCATGAAGCGGTCGGCTCCCGTGCGGTATGACGACCAGATCGTCCACGATCCCGCCGGAGGACGAGAGCAGCAGCGAGTATTTGGCCTGGCCGACGGCGAGCGCGGAGAGCGCGCCAACGAGCGCGGCGTCGAGCGCCCGCCCGGCCTCCGGGCCGTTCAGGACGATCTCGCCCATGTGGGAGAGGTCGAACAGTCCGGCGGCGGTGCGGACGGCGTGGTGCTCGGCGAGGTCGCTGGAGTAGCGGACCGGCATCTGCCAGCCGGCGAAATCGGTGAAAGAGACCCCGGCGGCCTCGTGTGCGTCGTGCAGCGGGGAGAGGCGCTGGCTGTCCTGCGGGGTCATGAGTTCTCCGATTCGCCGGCCATCGCCGGGGGTTGACGGGCGGCGGGCCTCCCGGGAAGAACTCCCCCTCTGTCATCCGGCCTGAGAGTTTCACCGCGAAGCGTTCGCGGCTTTCACCGTGGGCGAGGCCAGCATGTCCCGCGGGATCGACCCGGAGGGTCGACGCTGCCCTGCTTTTCAGAGTGGCCAGTCCGATGCGGTACGCGTACCTGAGAGATTGTCGGGGAGGATTGCTCCTTCGGTGCCGCGGGCGGGTTCTCCCCCGCAGCTCTCCCGCATCGGCCTCGATGGCCCGATGTTCAGTTGCTGTGTTTCGCCAGCATAACCGCAGGTTCGCCGTTTGACGTAGCTCTTGCTGGCCAGGACGTTGTCGACACCGTTTTTGACCGACTAGTCCAATATTGGTAGTCTGACGACATGGGACGACCGAGGACCTTCGACGACGAAGCGGTGCTGTCGCGGGCGATGGAGGAATTCTGGACGCACGGCTACGCCTGCACCTCTCCGGCGCAACTCGCCGAGGCGACGGGCATCGCGAAAGGGAGCCTCTACAACGCCTTCTCGAGCAAGCGCGCACTCTTCGACCGGTGTCTTGACCTGTACCACCGGCACGTAATCGAGACGACCCAGGAGTGGATGGGGCATCCGGGGACTGCGCGCGAGTGCATTTCGGCCGCCTTGAAGGCCGTGGTCGATGGGGACCTCGCGCAGCCACAGCGTCGTGGCTGCCTGATCGGAAACACGGCCGTGGAGCTCGCCGGCGAAGACGCCGAGATGTCCTTCAAGCTGCGGCGGATGAAGGACGAGTCCACAGCCTGGTTCGCCGAACGCATTCGGCGCGGACAGGTCGAGGGCGATGTTCCCCGCGATCGTGATGCGCAGGCGCTGGCAGAGCATGTCGCGAACACCCTTGCCGGTCTTCGCGTGATGGCGATGACCCACGAAGCGCCGGCTCTGCACCGGATCATCGACACGGCGCTGATGGCCCTCTAACCGGACGCGGAGTCCGGATCGGCTCCGCTTGTTCAGGTTCTTCACACTCACGTTTTAGACCAATAGTTCAAGAAAGGCGATGGACATGGAACTCACTCTTCGAGGCAAGACTGCACTGGTGACTGGCGCGAGCCGGGGGATCGGCCTGGCCACGGCACGAACCCTCGTTGCAGAAGGCGTGCGCGTGGTCGGCGCTGCGCGCACGATCACACCAGAACTGAGCGAGGCGGCCCCGCTCAGCGTCGCGGGTGACCTCTCCACACCCGACGGCGCCCGGCGGGTAGTGGAGGTGGCGCTCTCGGAGCTCGGCGGCTTCGACATCCTGGTCAACAACGTCGGAGCCGGCGACGCCGACAAGCTGAAGCCCGGCGGGTTCCTGGACGCTGACGACGCCCAGTGGCGGAACCTCCTCGACCTCAATCTGTTCAGCGCGGTGTGGACATCGCGGGCCGCGTTGCCGTCGCTGATCGAGCGCCACGGCGCGATCGTCAACGTCTCCTCGATCACCTCACGAGTGCCCGCGACGGGACCGGTCGGCTACAGCGAGGCGAAGGCGGCACTCACGGCATTCGGAAAACGGCTGGCTGAGGAGTTCGGTCCGCAGGGGGTGCGTGTGAACACGGTCTCTCCTAGCCCGGTCGGCACCGGTCTCTGGCGGGATCCGGACGGCTTCGGCAGCAAAGTCGCCGAGACGCTCGGTGCGACGCATGCGGACTTCCTGGCGGCGCTGCCCGCGACCTTCGGCGTCACGAGTGGACGACTGGTGGAACCGGAGGAGGGTGCGGCTCTCATCGCTCTGCTCGTCTCGCCTGTGACGGCCAGCGTCCTCGGCGCCGACCTCGTCATCGACGGCGGCACCGTCAAAACCGTCTAACACCCACCTTTCACTCGCAAGCCAGAACAGACCCGGAGATCTTCATGAACGCTCACGCCCCCCTCGACTTCCACGAGCACTAGCTCACCACCTGGACAGAGCCCGATGCCGATCGGCGACTCCGCGCCACCGAGAGAATCTGGGCCCCCGACGGCAAGCTCGTGATCTCGTCTCTTGGAATCACGCTGCACGGCACGGCAGAGATCTCGGCGCACATCGCCCGCGTTCACAACGACATGATCGTGGCCAAACGACTCACGTTCAGCTACGACCAGCAGCACGAAGCCGACGATGCGCTCCTGCTGCGCTGGTCAATGACCGGACCGTCAGGCGACGTCGCCGGGCGAGGCGTCGATATCGTGTTTCGCAACCCCACAGGGCAGGTAGAGACCGCATACATGTTTATGGGGGTGAACTGACCCGCCGTGCCGGTGCGTGCGAACAACATTCTGACCTCCTCCACGTAACGGTGCCGGGCCAGCGCCCCCTCGTGGCCGACGATGCGCGCTTTTGTGTTCGAGTCGATATGACCCTAAGCTGAGGGCCGGGAAGACTTTAGTGGCACGGAGGCCGGGGTGACGGGACACGAGACCTTGCACGAGCGCGCCAGCGCGCTGCTCGCGGTGTCCACCGTGATCTTCGCGCTGCGGAAGGACGCTTCGGCCGAGGGCCCGCCGCAGGTGAGGCTGCCGTTGGTGCGCCGCATCCGGGAGCCGTTCGAAGGACGCTGGGCGCTGCCGGGCGGTCCGCTCCGGGTGGGCGAAGATCTCGGGTACGCCGCCGCACGCACGCTGGGCGAGACGACGGGGCTGACGCCACGCTACCTGGAGCAGCTCTACACCTTCGGGGACGCGCTGCGCTCCCGGAGCCACGAACGGGTCGTCTCGATCGTCTACTGGGCGCTCGTCGGCAGCGCGGAGGCCAAGCGCGCGAGCGTCGGCGAGAACGTCGCCTGGTTCGCGGCGGACGAGCTGCCCGAGCTGGCTTTCGACCAAACCCTCATCGTGCAGTACGCCCTCTGGCGGCTGCGCACGAAGATGGAACATTCGCGGATCGCGCACGCCTTCCTGGGCGAGCGCTTCACCCTCGCCCAGCTGCGCGAGGTACACGAGGCGGTGCTCGGGCGCCCGCTCGACCCCGCGAACTTCCGGCGGACCATCGAATCCTCCGGCACAGTCGTCGCCACCGGCGACTACCTGACCGGGACGCCGCACCGGCCACCCCGGCTCTACCGCTACAACGGCTCGATCGACCTCGCCGACGCGGAGCCACTCCCCCCGGCAGCGGCATCCATTCGAAGGAGCAACCCGATGACCATCGCTTCGGTCGACACCACCATCCGGCTCATCTCGCGCGGCGAGCTGGACAGCGCCACCTGCGCGCCCGAGCTGGCGGAGGCGCCGTGGCTCTTCGACGCGGCAGCGCCATCGTACGGCCCGGGCGCCTCGCAGGCCGACCCAATCCCCGCCCTCGCGCCCCGGCAGGGCGAGCTGCCGGAGGAGTACCGCACGGAGAGCGAGGAGGAGCTATCCGGGCGCATCCACGCCGCGAAGGCCACCCTCGGCGACCGTGTCGCGGTCATGGGGCACTTCTACCAGCGCGACGAGGTCGTGCGGTTCGCGGACTTCGTGGGCGACTCCTTCCAGCTCGCGAACGCGGCGAAGGCCCGGCCGGAGGCGGAGGCGATCGTGTTCTGCGGCGTCCACTTCATGGCTGAGACCGCAGACATCGTCTCCCGGCCCGACCAGCGCGTCATCCTGCCGAACCTCGCCTCCGGGTGCTCGATGGCCGACATGGCCGACCTCGACTCGGTGGAGGAGTGCTGGGAGGCGCTCGAGGAGCTGTACGGCGCCGAGCCCGACGCAGACGGCCGGGTCCCGGTTATCCCGGTGACCTACATGAACTCGTCGGCGGCGCTGAAGGCGTTCTGCGGCGAACGCGGCGGGATCGTGTGTACCTCCTCCAACGCCGCGACCGTGCTGGAGTGGGCGTTCGAGCGCGGGCAGCGCGTGCTGTTCTTCCCCGACCAGCACCTTGGACGCAACACGGCGAAGGCGATGGGCGTCCCGGTCGAGCGGATTCCGCTGTGGAACCCGCGGAAGCCGCTCGGCGGCAGCAGCGAGACGATGCTGCGGGACGCACGGGTCATCCTCTGGCACGGCTTCTGCTCGGTACACAAGCGGTTCACCGTGGGGCAGATCGAGCAGGCGCGAGCCGCGTTCCCCGGCGTCCGCGTCATCGTCCATCCCGAATGCCCGATGGAGGTCGTGGACGCAGCCGACGAGAGCGGATCGACGGACTACATTGTGAAGGCCATCCAGGCGGCGCCCGCCGGTTCGACGTTAGCCATCGGCACCGAGATCAACCTCGTGCAGCGGCTCGCGGCGCAGTTCCCGCAGCACACGGTCTTCTGCCTCGACTCGGTGGTGTGCCCGTGCTCGACGATGTACCGCATCCACCCCGGCTACCTAGCCTGGGTACTCGAGTCGCTCGTGCGCGGCGAGGTCGTCAACCAGGTGAGCGTGCCGGCCGCAGTCGCCGGCCCGGCCCGGGCGGCGCTCGAGCGCATGCTCGCCGCGCGGCCGGACACGACGATGGCGGCCTGACGTGGCCCGCGTCGTCGTCGCCGGGAGCGGCATCGCCGGGCTGGTCGCCGCGCTGCGAGCGGCCGGGCGGCACCAGGTCACGATCGTGACCAAGGGCGCGCTCGCGGAGAGCAGCACGCGATACGCACAGGGCGGGATCGCCACGGCCCTGTCTCCGGAAGACAGTGTCGCGGCGCACATCGCGGACACGCTGCGCGCCGGTGCGGGCCTGAGCGTCCCGGAAGCCGTGACGGCGCTGTGCGCCGACGGCCCGGAGCGCGTGCGCGAACTCCTCGCGCTCGGGCTGGAAGCGGCGCACTCGCGCGCGCGTCCTGCACGCGGGCGGGGACGCAACCGGCGCGGAGATCGAGCGGGCGCTGGCCGCCGCCGTGCGCGCGGCAGGCATCCCCGTGATCGAGCAGGCCTTCCTGAGGGAGGTCCTGGTCGCGGATCGCCGCGCGACCGGCGTGCTGATCCGGCAGGCAGACGGGAGCACGACGACCATCGCGGCCGATGCCGTCCTCCTCGCGACCGGCGGCTGGGGACAGCTGTACGGCCGCACGACCAACCCCGCGGTGGCGACCGGCGACGGGGTCACGACGGCCTGGCGGGCCGGGGCCGCGCTCGCCGACCTGGAGTTCACGCAGTTCCATCCGACAGCACTGGCCGGCTCCGGGGCGGCCTTCCTCCTCTCAGAGGCGGTCCGCGGCGAAGGGGCGGTGCTGCGGAACGCGCGCGGAGAGCGGTTCCTGCGGGAGGTTCATCCCGACGCCGAGCTCGCGCCCCGGGATGTGGTGGCGCGCGGGATCGCGGTGGAAATGGCCGCACAGGGTGGCGCGCCGGTCGTGCTCGACGCGACGATGCTGGGCGCGGAGTTCCTGGCACGGCGGTTCCCGACGATCGACGCAGCGTGCCGGGAGGCCGGATTCGACTGGTCCCGCGAACCGGTGCCGGTGACGCCCGCAGCGCACTATGCGATGGGCGGGGTCGCGACGGACACCGCGGGCCGGACGACCCTGCCCGGACTGTTCGCGGTGGGCGAGGCGGCCTGCACCGGCGCGCACGGAGCGAACCGACTGGCATCGAACTCGCTGCTCGAGGGACTGGTGTTCGCACACAGGGCCGCCGCAGCGGTGGACACCTTCGACGCGGGCGGGGACTGGCCCGGTCCACCCGCCTGGCTCAACGCTGCGGGAGGCAGCGACACGCTGCCGGAGTCCGCGCCTCTCTCCCCCTTCGACCGTGCGCGCCTGCAGAGCGTCCTGTGGTCGGCGGCCGGCCTGAGCCGCACCCGCACCGGCCTCGCCCGGGCCGCCGCCGAGCTGGCCGGGATGCGGACGCCCGCGCCCGGCGAGGACGCGAATCTGCTGCTGCTCGGCCGCCTCGTCGTCGCCGCGGCGCTCTCGCGGGAAGAGTCCCGCGGCGCGCACTATCGCTCCGACTTCCCACTGACCGCCCCCGGCGACGCCCGGCACACCGTGCTCGCGCCTCTGCCGCTCCCGACCGAGGAGACCGTTCCATGCTGACGCGCCCGATCATCGACGCCGCCGTGAGCGCCGCCCTCGCCGAGGACGCACCCTGGGGCGATCTGACCAGCGAACTCCTCATTCCCACATCGGCGTACGCTTCCGCCCGGCTCGCCGCCCGGGAGCCAGGGACCTTCGCCGGGGGCGAGGTGTTCGCCGCAGCGATGCGGCTGACCGACCCCGGCATCCAGGTCATCCTCGCGGTCGCGGACGGGGACGCCTTCGAGGCCGGCGACACGCTCGCCACCGTCAGCGGACCGGCGGGCTCGGTGCTGACGGCGGAGCGGGTGGCGCTGAACTTCGCCCAGCGGATGAGCGGAATCGCCACGCTCACAGCGTCCTTCGTCCGTGCGGTGGCGCACACCTCCGCTCGGATTGTGGACACCCGGAAGACGACGCCGGGCCTGCGCGCCTTCGAACGGCACGCGGTGCGCTGCGGCGGCGGCGGCAACCATCGCTTCTCGCTCTCGGACGCGGTGATGGCCAAAGACAATCACCTCGCCGTGCTGACCGCGCAGTCGGGGCTGTCGGTCACCGCTGCGCTGAAGAAAGTGCGACGGGAGCTCTCCCACACCACGCACCTCGAGGTGGAGGTCGACCGTCTCGACCAGATCGAGCCGGTGCTCGCCGCCGGCGTCGACACGATCATGCTCGACAACTTCACGCTGGAACAGCTGCGCGAAGGCGTTGCGATCGTGGACGGCCGGGCGATCGTGGAGGCGAGCGGCACGGTGAGTCTCTCGACCGTGCGCGCCATCGCGGAGACCGGTGTGGACATCATCTCGGCCGGCGCGCTGACGCACAGCGTGCGCTCGCTCGATCTTGGGCTGGATGTGGTGGTCGAGACGCCGTGATCTACCTGGACGCCGCCGCCACCTCCGCGGTCCGCCGCGACGTGCTGGAGGCGATGTGGCCGTATCTGACGGGCGACTTCGGCAACCCGTCGAGCCACCACAGCCTCGGCGAGACGGCGGCCCGGGCTCTCGGCGAGGCCCGGAGCGCGGTCGCCGCCTGGCTCGGCTGCCGGGCCTCCGAGGTGGTGTTCACCTCGGGGGGGACGGAGGCCGACAACCTCGCGGTCAAAGGCATCGCTCTGGCGAACCCGCGCGGCCGGCACCTCGTCACCACCCCGATCGAGCACGAGGCTGTGCTGGCCTCGGCCGACCACCTGGTGCGTGAGCACGGCTTCTCGGTGACGCTCGTGCCGGTCGGCCGGGACGGTCTCGTCGACACGGCGGATTTCGCAGCGGCGCTCCGGCCGGACACAACGCTGGCCTCCGTGATGCTCGCGAACAACGAGGTCGGGACGGTGCAGCCGGTCGCGGAGCTGGCGGCGCTGGCGCACGGGCACGGTATCCCGTTCCACACCGATGCGGTGCAGGCAGCGGGCTGGCTGCCACTGGATGTGCGGGCGCTCGGGGTGGACGCGCTCAGCGTGTCGGGCCACAAGATCGGGGCGTCGAAGGGCATCGGCGCACTGTGCGTGCACGGCCGCGTCCCGCTGGAGCCGGTGCTGCACGGGGGCGGCCAGGAGCGCGGACGCCGGTCGGGGACGGAGAACGTCGCCGGAGCGGTCGGCTTCGCGGTGGCCGCCCAGGCGACGGCGACCGGCCGCGATGACCGGGCGACGGCCGCCCAGGCAGCCCGCGACGCCTTCGTGGCCGCTGTGCTGGAGGCCGCGCCGGGAGCCGAGCTGACCGGGCATCCCTCGCTGCGGCTGCCGGGCACCGCATCGTTCGTCTTCCCGGGGACGAGCGGAGAGGCCGTGCTGCTGGAACTGGAGCGGAACGGAGTGGTCTCCTCGAGCGGGTCGGCCTGCGCGGCCGGAAGCGAGGAGGCCTCGCATGTGCTGCTGGCGCTCGGCTACCCCGCGGAGCTGGCGCGCACGGCTGTGCGATTCTCGTGGGGTCCCGAGACAGGCGCGGCGGAGCTGGCCGGTGTCGCGCTCGCGGTCGGGGCGGCGGTCCGCCGGGTCGCCGGATTGCGTGGAGAGTGAACGCGGGCGA
Above is a genomic segment from Leifsonia xyli subsp. xyli str. CTCB07 containing:
- a CDS encoding TetR/AcrR family transcriptional regulator, which codes for MGRPRTFDDEAVLSRAMEEFWTHGYACTSPAQLAEATGIAKGSLYNAFSSKRALFDRCLDLYHRHVIETTQEWMGHPGTARECISAALKAVVDGDLAQPQRRGCLIGNTAVELAGEDAEMSFKLRRMKDESTAWFAERIRRGQVEGDVPRDRDAQALAEHVANTLAGLRVMAMTHEAPALHRIIDTALMAL
- the nadA gene encoding quinolinate synthase NadA, with the protein product MTIASVDTTIRLISRGELDSATCAPELAEAPWLFDAAAPSYGPGASQADPIPALAPRQGELPEEYRTESEEELSGRIHAAKATLGDRVAVMGHFYQRDEVVRFADFVGDSFQLANAAKARPEAEAIVFCGVHFMAETADIVSRPDQRVILPNLASGCSMADMADLDSVEECWEALEELYGAEPDADGRVPVIPVTYMNSSAALKAFCGERGGIVCTSSNAATVLEWAFERGQRVLFFPDQHLGRNTAKAMGVPVERIPLWNPRKPLGGSSETMLRDARVILWHGFCSVHKRFTVGQIEQARAAFPGVRVIVHPECPMEVVDAADESGSTDYIVKAIQAAPAGSTLAIGTEINLVQRLAAQFPQHTVFCLDSVVCPCSTMYRIHPGYLAWVLESLVRGEVVNQVSVPAAVAGPARAALERMLAARPDTTMAA
- the nadC gene encoding carboxylating nicotinate-nucleotide diphosphorylase yields the protein MLTRPIIDAAVSAALAEDAPWGDLTSELLIPTSAYASARLAAREPGTFAGGEVFAAAMRLTDPGIQVILAVADGDAFEAGDTLATVSGPAGSVLTAERVALNFAQRMSGIATLTASFVRAVAHTSARIVDTRKTTPGLRAFERHAVRCGGGGNHRFSLSDAVMAKDNHLAVLTAQSGLSVTAALKKVRRELSHTTHLEVEVDRLDQIEPVLAAGVDTIMLDNFTLEQLREGVAIVDGRAIVEASGTVSLSTVRAIAETGVDIISAGALTHSVRSLDLGLDVVVETP
- a CDS encoding SDR family oxidoreductase, which produces MELTLRGKTALVTGASRGIGLATARTLVAEGVRVVGAARTITPELSEAAPLSVAGDLSTPDGARRVVEVALSELGGFDILVNNVGAGDADKLKPGGFLDADDAQWRNLLDLNLFSAVWTSRAALPSLIERHGAIVNVSSITSRVPATGPVGYSEAKAALTAFGKRLAEEFGPQGVRVNTVSPSPVGTGLWRDPDGFGSKVAETLGATHADFLAALPATFGVTSGRLVEPEEGAALIALLVSPVTASVLGADLVIDGGTVKTV
- a CDS encoding CPBP family intramembrane glutamic endopeptidase, with the protein product MSSESTQTGDVPADRNARVRLWWEIAIVLGLSLGQSAVYSIVSIIDLSTREKALSDQTAQVNPSQSSRELFDALYQLLGNLFPLFAVALAIFLLWQPRRNGFRRIGLDFTRPWPDLGGGLLLLLVIGAPGLLFYALGRVLGATVAVQASPLDTHWWTVPVLLLAALRAGLQEEVIVVGYLFARLRKLGWGTWPIILATAMLRGSYHLYQGFGPFAGNAMMGVVFGWCYARWGRVAPLVVAHVVIDIVSFFGYPLAVTLWPTVFA
- a CDS encoding cysteine desulfurase family protein codes for the protein MIYLDAAATSAVRRDVLEAMWPYLTGDFGNPSSHHSLGETAARALGEARSAVAAWLGCRASEVVFTSGGTEADNLAVKGIALANPRGRHLVTTPIEHEAVLASADHLVREHGFSVTLVPVGRDGLVDTADFAAALRPDTTLASVMLANNEVGTVQPVAELAALAHGHGIPFHTDAVQAAGWLPLDVRALGVDALSVSGHKIGASKGIGALCVHGRVPLEPVLHGGGQERGRRSGTENVAGAVGFAVAAQATATGRDDRATAAQAARDAFVAAVLEAAPGAELTGHPSLRLPGTASFVFPGTSGEAVLLELERNGVVSSSGSACAAGSEEASHVLLALGYPAELARTAVRFSWGPETGAAELAGVALAVGAAVRRVAGLRGE